The following are encoded together in the Salvia hispanica cultivar TCC Black 2014 chromosome 6, UniMelb_Shisp_WGS_1.0, whole genome shotgun sequence genome:
- the LOC125195712 gene encoding DNA-directed RNA polymerases I and III subunit rpac1-like yields the protein MSSGKSSQKIPVWDLPDLPKGELPPHLELQRTRVSCTSDAPIHTESIQYSGAYASIGVDNSLRLSEFRKNFKVEVISLSEDDMEFDLTGIDVTIANALRRILIAELPTMAIEKVFIAKNTSVVQDEVLSHTLGLVPLKVDPRHFNYMSEKDEPNEKNTIVFKLHARNEKGGGTTQCPITGKKEGPYIDELYKKVRSKKLKWLPNGSEIKLSTEKSNQDSTSKPKTYTSFSCSQDSMPEFANNPIAAKHGNILLAKLGPKQEIELEAHAVKGMGKTHAKWSPVGTAWYRMLPEIVLLEEIVDEKAEELVKKCPKKVFDIEDIGKGCKRATVARPRSCTLCRECIKGDWKKLVAVRRVKDHFIFKIESTGALPPEVLFTEAVKILEDKCERVISEVS from the exons ATGTCTTCTGGGAAAAGTTCACAGAAAATTCCTGTGTGGGATTTGCCTGATCTCCCTAAAGGAGAGCTGCCGCCGCATTTGGAACTGCAGAGGACCCGCGTCTCTTGCACTTCCGATGCCCCAATTCAC ACCGAGAGTATCCAATACTCGGGTGCGTATGCGTCGATCGGAGTGGATAACAGTTTGAGACTGTCGGAGTTTCGCAAAAATTTTAAGGTTGAAGTGATTAGTCTCTCGGAGGATGACATGGAGTTCGATTTGACTGGTATTGATGTTACTATTGCGAATGCTCTGCGAAGAATCCTGATAGCTGAG CTCCCCACCATGGCTATTGAAAAGGTTTTTATTGCAAAAAACACCTCAGTGGTTCAAGACGAGGTGCTCTCCCACACACTGGGTCTTGTCCCACTTAAAGTTGATCCAAGACACTTCAATTATATGTCAG AAAAGGATGAACCGAATGAGAAAAATACCATTGTTTTTAAACTCCATGCACGTAATGAGAAGGGGGGTGGTACTACTCAATGCCCAATCACTGGAAAGAAAGAGGGGCCATATATTGATG aactatataaaaaagtgCGGTCCAAGAAACTGAAGTGGTTGCCCAATGGCAGTGAGATCAAACTGAGTACAGAGAAATCAAATCAAGATTCGAcatcaaaaccaaaaacttACACTTCTTTCAGTTGTAGTCAGGATTCCATGCCAGAATTTGCAAACAACCCAATAGCCGCCAAGCATGGGAATATACTTCTTGCCAAACTTGGACCCAAACAG GAAATTGAGCTGGAAGCGCATGCTGTGAAAGGAATGGGCAAGACACATGCTAAGTGGTCACCTGTAGGCACTGCTTGGTACAGGATGCTGCCTGAG ATTGTTTTGTTAGAAGAAATTGTGGATGAAAAGGCTGAAGAACTTGTCAAGAAATGTCCTAAAAAAGTGTTTGACATTGAAGATATTGGTAAAG GTTGTAAAAGAGCAACAGTGGCACGCCCTAGATCTTGTACCCTCTGCCGTGAATGCATCAAAGGTGATTGGAAAAAGCTTGTGGCAGTTCGGCGAGTAAAAGATCATTTCATTT TTAAAATTGAATCTACGGGAGCACTGCCCCCTGAAGTATTGTTCACTGAAGCTGTGAAGATTCTGGAAGACAAGTGTGAGCGAGTGATAAGTGAGGTCTCGTGA
- the LOC125197346 gene encoding LIM domain-containing protein WLIM2a-like — protein sequence MMSSNYGTTQKCHSCEKVVHVAEMCSADGVPYHKNCFKCDTCNGRLAISNYSTVNGKLYCKPHFEHLFRETGSLTTRKFHSSLSGKYAELGRSPSKLSSMFSGTVDKCSVCKKTVYPLEKVTVEGEFFHKQCFRCAHGGCNLTMSSYAALDGIVYCKTHFAQLFKEKGSYSHLTKTTALKKNAIPIDLDLPDKEPDSPAEPAPDQEET from the exons atgatgtCGTCTAACTATGGCACGACGCAGAAATGCCATTCTTGTGAAAAAGTTGTGCATGTTGCAGAAATGTGTTCTGCCGATGGAGTTCCCTATCACAAGAATTGCTTCAAATGCGACACTTGCAACGGACGTCTCGCT ATAAGCAACTACTCTACTGTGAATGGGAAGCTCTATTGCAAGCCTCACTTTGAACATCTCTTCAGAGAAACAGGCAGCTTAACTACTAGAAAGTTTCACTCAAGCTTAA GTGGCAAATATGCAGAACTG GGCAGGAGTCCTAGTAAATTGTCATCCATGTTTTCTGGCACTGTAGACAAATGTTCAGTTTGTAAAAAAACTGTATACCCACTTGAGAAG GTGACCGTGGAGGGAGAGTTCTTCCACAAGCAATGCTTTAGGTGTGCCCATGGAGGGTGCAACCTAACGATGTCGTCTTATGCGGCCCTCGATGGCATCGTTTACTGCAAGACTCACTTTGCTCAGCTCTTCAAGGAGAAGGGCAGCTACTCGCATCTCACTAAGACTACTGCACTAAAGAAAAACGCAATCCCTATAGATCTCGATTTGCCCGACAAAGAACCCGATTCCCCGGCAGAACCTGCACCCGATCAAGAAGAGACATAG
- the LOC125191928 gene encoding probable DEAD-box ATP-dependent RNA helicase 48 produces MQFASIFLQTHSKSLHHRLTFLRRMGGGPRTFPGGINKWQWKRLHEKKAREKEMRLLDQEKQLYQARVRSQIRASVAAAENPSLKPDQSQLNYGPMTPDEHIKALADRFMKEGAEDLWNENDGPLTAPVNKAGKGKSRFLDEPIDLKKLIAERSSSNGGENVQKRGFLGNVGVGVAKPRRFSTYKHFGKMNNGLNSIGNCRVGGLIGVSDVFSSNRYYSVDAARTKSKRLKFVKNGEKSVVKDGSDAKRPKWPRFRGRGVNSDDDDSDDYDEDDVEIGGERKITGSSAALGKYDVKRTKRVPLELLEDEIDLSQEVETIREEMRQWKSMQEEAKDEEESLLSAKRFDECDVSPLTVKALAEAGYVQMTTVQEATLSACLEGNDALVKARAGTGKSIAFLLPAIETVLKATRKSTNQRVPPIYVLILCPARELASQIAAEANVLLKHHDGLGVLTLVGGTRFKDDQRRLESDPCHILVATPGRLLDHIENKSAISVRLMGLEMLVLDEADRLLDLGFRKDMEKIVDCLPRKRQSLLFSATVPKEVRRISQLVLKREHAYINTLGLESVETNANVKQFYLVAHHDQHISIVHHLLKSHISQVPEYKIIVFCGTAMMTSLMFSLLREMKLNAKELHSRKPPLYRARVSEEFKDAKQAILVTSDVSARGLNYPDVTLVIQVGIPPDRGQYIHRLGRTGRQGKDGEGCLLLAPWEQFFLDDIKDLPLKKLPSPELDPDAMQKIQEKMDQIDTSIKEAAYHAWLGYYNSINAIGRDKTTLVELANQFAASIGLENPPAVFRKTAVKMGLKGIPGIQMRK; encoded by the exons ATGCAATTCGCCTCAATTTTCCTCCAAACTCACTCCAAATCGCTCCACCACCGCCTCACATTCCTCCGCCGCATGGGCGGCGGCCCTCGGACGTTTCCCGGCGGGATCAACAAGTGGCAGTGGAAGCGCCTGCACGAGAAGAAGGCCCGAGAGAAAGAGATGCGTCTTCTCGATCAAGAGAAGCAGCTCTATCAAGCTAGAGTCCGCTCCCAAATCCGTGCCAGCGTCGCCGCTGCTGAAAATCCTAGTTTGAAGCCCGATCAAAGCCAGCTCAATTACGGCCCTATGACTCCCGATGAGCACATCAAGGCTCTGGCTGATCGGTTCATGAAGGAAGGAGCGGAGGATTTGTGGAACGAGAACGACGGCCCGTTGACGGCTCCGGTGAATAAGGCGGGGAAAGGGAAAAGCAGATTCTTAGACGAGCCTATTgatttgaagaaattgatTGCGGAGAGGTCGAGCTCAAATGGCGGTGAGAATGTTCAAAAGAGGGGATTTTTGGGGAATGTTGGTGTCGGTGTAGCTAAACCGAGGCGGTTTTCTACTTACAAGCATTTTGGGAAGATGAACAATGGATTGAATTCAATTGGAAATTGTAGGGTTGGAGGTTTGATTGGAGTGAGCGATGTGTTTAGTTCGAATCGTTACTATTCTGTAGATGCTGCGCGAACGAAGAGTAAAAGGttgaaatttgtgaaaaatgGCGAAAAGTCTGTAGTTAAAGATGGCTCGGATGCCAAAAGGCCGAAGTGGCCTAGGTTCAGAGGGAGGGGAGTGAATTCGGATGATGATGACAGTGATGACTATGATGAGGATGATGTGGAAATAGGGGGTGAGAGGAAGATTACGGGCAGTAGTGCTGCATTAGGGAAGTATGATGTGAAGAGAACAAAGCGTGTGCCGTTGGAATTGTTGGAGGATGAGATTGATTTGTCTCAGGAGGTTGAGACGATTAGGGAGGAGATGAGGCAGTGGAAGAGCATGCAGGAAGAGGCGAAAGACGAGGAGGAATCACTACTGAGTGCTAAAAG GTTCGATGAGTGTGATGTATCACCGTTGACTGTCAAAGCACTTGCTGAGGCTGGTTACGTGCAGATGACCACGGTGCAAGAGGCGACTCTGTCTGCGTGCCTTGAAG GTAATGATGCTTTAGTCAAAGCTAGGGCTGGAACGGGCAAGAGTATTGCGTTTTTG CTTCCTGCTATTGAAACAGTTTTGAAGGCGACTAGAAAGAGCACTAATCAGCGGGTGCCGCCCATATATGTTCTTATCCTCTGCCCCGCCCGAGAACTAGCGAGTCAAATAGCTGCTGAGGCAAATGTACTCCTCAAGCACCATGACGGCTTAGGTGTGCTAACATTAGTTGGAGGGACGCGCTTCAAAGATGACCAGAGACGCCTTGAATCAGATCCATGCCAC ATTCTAGTTGCAACTCCGGGTAGATTGCTGGATCACATAGAGAACAAATCTGCCATCTCCGTGCGCCTGATGGGTCTGGAGATGCTCGTACTTGATGAGGCCGACCGCTTGCTTGACCTGGGGTTTCGTAAGGATATGGAGAAAATAGTTGATTGTTTGCCTCGCAAGAGGCAGTCGTTGCTCTTTTCAGCTACAGTCCCAAAGGAG GTCCGTCGAATATCCCAGCTTGTTCTGAAAAGGGAGCATGCTTATATAAATACACTGGGGCTTGAATCCGTGGAGACGAACGcaaat GTTAAGCAATTTTATCTCGTTGCACACCACGACCAGCATATTTCGATAGTGCACCATCTGTTAAAAAGCCATATATCTCAAGTGCCCGAGTACAAG ATTATTGTTTTCTGTGGAACTGCAATGATGACATCGCTCATGTTCTCCCTTCTGCGGGAGATGAAACTGAACGCGAAAGAGCTGCACTCCAGAAAGCCTCCACTCTATCGTGCCCGGGTCTCTGAAGAATTCAAAGATGCCAAACAAGCCATTCTGGTCACTTCTGATGTCTCTGCACGAGGGTTGAACTATCCCGATGTTACGCTAGTCATTCAG GTCGGTATTCCTCCAGATCGAGGCCAATACATTCACAGACTCGGACGAACAGGCCGACAAGGGAAGGATGGCGAAGGATGCCTGTTGCTTGCGCCATGGGAACAATTCTTCCTAGACGATATAAAGGATCTTCCTCTCAAGAAACTCCCTTCACCCGAACTAGATCCTGACGCGATGCAGAAG ATACAGGAGAAAATGGACCAGATTGACACTAGCATCAAAGAAGCAGCTTATCACGCGTGGCTCGGTTATTACAACTCGATCAACGCCATTGGCCGGGACAAAACAACGCTGGTGGAATTGGCGAACCAATTTGCAGCATCCATCGGTCTGGAGAATCCGCCTGCAGTCTTCCGGAAAACTGCGGTGAAGATGGGGTTGAAAGGCATCCCTGGCATTCAAATGCGAAAGTAG